The Christensenella timonensis DNA segment AATGCGTTGTGTCAGACGTGCATGGCAGGTACGGTAATGACATGAAGTATAAAATTTGCTGAGAGGTAATTTATATATGAAAAAAAATATGGCGGTGTTCTTTGGAGGCAGGAGCGTAGAGCACGATGTCTCCATCATCACCGGAAACCAGATCATCGAAAATGCGGACAAGGAAAAATATAACGTGTTTCCCGTTTATATTGCGCGCAACGGCCAGTGGTTTTGCGGCGATGTGCTCCGCGATACGCAGTACTATAAAGATTTTGACCCGAACGACAAAAAGCTGACCAAAGTCTATTTGGAACCGCACCCGACCAAGGAGCTGAAATACGCGACTAAATTCGGGACAAAGGTATTTGCGCAGATCGACGTGGCGATGCTGGCGATGCACGGCATGCATGGCGAGGACGGCACGCTGCAGGGCCTGATGGAGCTTGCGGACATCCCGTATTCCAGCGCGGGCGTGACGGGAAGCGCGACAGGCATGGATAAGATCGTCATGAAGTGCGCTTTTAGGGGCGCGGGGCTTCCGGTATTGCCGGCGGTGTATTTCGAGCGCAGCGCCTTCCGCGCCGATCCGCAAGCGGTGGTCAAAAAGACGGAGGAGGAGATCGGGTATCCGGTATTTGTGAAGCCGGCGAATCTCGGTTCTTCCATCGGCATCTCCAAAGCCACGAACGCACAGGAGCTTGAAAACGCGCTTGAGATAGCGTTTTCTTATGACCGGCGCGTACTGGCGGAGCATGCGGTGGAAAATTTGGTGGAGATCAACAGCGCCGTCCTTGGTTATGGCGGCGACGTCAAGGTGAGCCTTTTGGAGCAGCCGATTTCCTGGCAGGGATTTTTGGACTTTGAAGAAAAATACCTGCGCAGCGAGGGCGCGTCCAAGGGAATGAAGTCGCTTGCGCGCCAGATTCCGGCGCCCATCGAAAAGGAGCAGACGGACAAGATCGTGCAGATGTCTAAGGAGGTTTTCACGACGCTTGACCTAAAAGGCGTGGTGCGTATCGACTATATCATCGATAAGGATACGAACCAGGTCTATGTGAACGAAGTCAATACGATCCCCGGATCTTTCGCATATTATTTGTACGAACCGATGGGCATCCCTTTTCAGG contains these protein-coding regions:
- a CDS encoding D-alanine--D-alanine ligase family protein, with amino-acid sequence MKKNMAVFFGGRSVEHDVSIITGNQIIENADKEKYNVFPVYIARNGQWFCGDVLRDTQYYKDFDPNDKKLTKVYLEPHPTKELKYATKFGTKVFAQIDVAMLAMHGMHGEDGTLQGLMELADIPYSSAGVTGSATGMDKIVMKCAFRGAGLPVLPAVYFERSAFRADPQAVVKKTEEEIGYPVFVKPANLGSSIGISKATNAQELENALEIAFSYDRRVLAEHAVENLVEINSAVLGYGGDVKVSLLEQPISWQGFLDFEEKYLRSEGASKGMKSLARQIPAPIEKEQTDKIVQMSKEVFTTLDLKGVVRIDYIIDKDTNQVYVNEVNTIPGSFAYYLYEPMGIPFQELIDECVRCAEMQMRDKHDNSYAFDSNILDKMKQGGLKGIKK